TCAGCAGTTTTTTTGATTTGGGTTTAAGTTTACTTCTATCATATATGTATTTCTGTGCATAAATCTTGTCATTTAGATATCCCATTGAATTAAGCTCTTCGATTACACCGTTTATTGTTTCTATGTCAAAACCATTATCACTCAGTCTACTCTCTACTTCCTTTGTTGTTCTGATTTTCAAAGATAGAAATTTTATAGCCGCGAATTTAGCTGAGTTAAAATTAACATTCTGCTTTATATACTCAATATCTTCAGGTGAAATTTCTTTCTCCTCATACAAATTCAAACGGAAATACTCTTCTTCAGAGATAGAAAATGAGTAGCTGCCATCCACATAAACTGAATATCTGCCTTTATTCTTTTGCTTTTCTACTGATGTAATCTGCATACCTTCACACCCTTACTACTTCGTTTGTTTATTGCCGGCTTATAATTTAAAGCCTACAGTATCATCATACCATAGGCTTTTTGCGAATACCTTAATTTGAATTTTAATCCTCCAGTTCAAAATCCTCTTCATCGTCATCTGCTGTATGAGCTTCCATACTTTGTAGAAAGGCTTTACTGTAGTTTTCTCTAATTTTAGCTTCTATTTCATTTGTCATATCCTTGTTTTCCTTGAGGAAGTTCTTCACATTCTCTCTTCCCTGTCCGATCCTCTGTCCACTATATGAGAACCATGCTCCGCTCTTATTAACAATATCAAGATTCACTGCTACATCAAGAATATTTCCTTCCCTCGATATCCCTGCACCGTATATAATGTCAAATTCAGCCTCTTTAAACGGAGGTGCTACTTTATTCTTTACTACTTTTACCTTTGTTCTGTTTCCTACCATCTCATTGTTCTGTTTTATTGTTTCAATTTTTCTTACATCAAGCCTTACTGAGGAATAGAACTTTAATGCCCGTCCTCCTGGAGTTGTTTCCGGATTTCCAAACATTATTCCTACCTTTTCTCTTAACTGGTTAATAAATATTGCTGTAGTTTTTGATTTATTTATAACTCCTGCAAGTTTTCTAAGGGCTTGAGACATAAGTCTTGCCTGTAGCCCAACATGTGAATCACCCATCTCGCCGTCAATTTCAGCTTTCGGCACAAGTGCTGCAACAGAGTCAATAACTATTACATCTATAGCACCGCTTCTTACCAGAGCTTCTGCTATTTCTAGAGCCTGCTCACCTGTATCAGGCTGAGATACGATTAAATTCTCTATATCCACACCAAGCTTCTTTGCATATACAGGATCAAGCGCATGTTCGGCATCAATAAATGCAGCTTCACCGCCTGCTTTCTGTGCTTCTGCTACAATATGCAAAGCAACTGTCGTTTTACCAGAAGACTCAGGTCCAAATATTTCGACTATCCTTCCTCTTGGAACACCACCTACACCGAGAGCTATATCAAGGCCTAATGCGCCAGTAGGGATAACCTCCACATTCATATGTGTACTCTCTCCCAGTTTCATAACCGCACCTTTACCAAACTGCTTTTCTATCTGGCCCAGTGCCATTTCTAAAGCTTTTTTTCTTTCCATCATAATATATGTTAACCTCCTAAAGAGTTAATCGAACATCTGTTCTTATTTATTATATATTATATTAATACCTGAGTCAACATATTTTTGTATTATTTTACCTGTCTCTGCCAAATAATTTTTTATAAAATGAATGCACTTTTCCCTTTATTTTATTAAGGGTGTAGGTAGCTTCCTCAATCCTCATTACAGTAACCATTGTGAAGTAAGTCAACACCCCCAGCGTTACTTCTCCAAAAAGTATTAACAGTTCTTTTGACTTTCCGTACGTACTGATTTTCCCGGTATATTGGACAGGCAATGCATTATTTATCAGAAACAAGACTACACCCATAATAATAGCAGCAAATGCAATTTTCCCCATAAAAGTGAAAACTTTATCCAAACCTAACCCTTTCATTCTTTTGTTCAAAATGCTTGTCAGTATGACAACATTCAATATGCTTGCAATTGAGTACGAAAGGGACATGCCTGCAGCATGCAGGTTTGTCATATTGATAAATGTATAGTTAAGAACAGCTGTTAGAAATATGGTGCCTACTCCCACATACAAAGGCGTCTTTGTATCATTGCTTGCATAAAATGCCCTGTTGATTATGGCAAGCATTGAATGTGATATAACAGCTATAGAAAAAAACAAAAGAATCTTGCCGGTTTCTGAAAGCAATACTCTGTCAATCCCATCAGTCCACTTGTAGATTGCATTTATAATAGGTTTATTCAATGCTACAATCCCGACTGCTGAAGGAATGGTGAAAAAGGATACTGATTTAAGTCCTTTTACCAGGAGATTCTTATACCCGTCAACATCTTTAAGAGCCAGTTTTTCTGAAAGTGACGGAAGTAAGGCCGTCCCTATGCCTACGGCAAATATACCGAAAGGCATCTGCCATACATCATTCGCCATAGTATATGCAGAAACACTGCCTGCTGTAAGTAGTGCCGTAAAATACGAGGAAACAAGAACATTTATCTGGTATATTGCTGATGATAGAAAGGACGGTATGGCAAGCTTGTATAATCTTATAAATCCGGAGTGTTTTATATGGATTCTAAATCTATAGTATTTCAGGTTTCTAAAAGCAAAGGATAACTGAAAGAGGAAATAAACGGCTGCACTGCACATTATCCCTGTAACAACTTTTTCTACTCCGTATCTACCCAGCAATAAAATGCTTATTGCGCTCCCTACGTTATATAGTGACGGTCCATAAGCAGCTGCTGCAAACCTCTGATATGAATTAAGCACCCCGTTCATTAACCCTGCAAGCATGATAAAAGCAACAGAAGGAAAAAGAATTCTTGTACATGTTACTGTCAGCGCTTTTGTCTGCGCATCAAATCTCGGAGCCATAAAATTTACAATCTGTGGAGAAAAAATAATACCCAGTAAACTGATAATAGTCATTCCGATAAAGGTAACGTTAATAAATGTACCTACTGCTTTCCAGCCATCTTCCTCTTCCTTTTTAGCAATATACCCGGTCAGGACAGGAATGAGTGCCGCCGAAATAGCGCCTCCCAGTAAAAGATTGTACATAAAATCAGTAATTCTGAAGGACATAAAAAATGCATCTGTCTGGTGTTTATCCGCTATAAGATTAGGTATGAATGTTGATCTTAAGAATCCCGTCACACGGCTTAAAGCAAGAGCAGACATCACTATGAGTGCTGCGCCTGCCACTCTTTTCTTTTGTGTATTACCCAAAGTAGTTCCTCCCAAAAGTATAATTGACTATGTGCAGTTATCTGTTTACAATGTGTTGTCTTATCATATCAAAGGCGTGCAGAATAGTAACGTTACGTATTCTTTCACG
Above is a genomic segment from Clostridia bacterium containing:
- a CDS encoding RecX family transcriptional regulator, encoding MQITSVEKQKNKGRYSVYVDGSYSFSISEEEYFRLNLYEEKEISPEDIEYIKQNVNFNSAKFAAIKFLSLKIRTTKEVESRLSDNGFDIETINGVIEELNSMGYLNDKIYAQKYIYDRSKLKPKSKKLLKSELQSKGIEAWVIDEILDSWELDEYSLAEVLIRKKFGKYDLNDEKITKKAYSFLMHRGFSRGLIEQVVRKVAKGGDY
- the recA gene encoding recombinase RecA gives rise to the protein MMERKKALEMALGQIEKQFGKGAVMKLGESTHMNVEVIPTGALGLDIALGVGGVPRGRIVEIFGPESSGKTTVALHIVAEAQKAGGEAAFIDAEHALDPVYAKKLGVDIENLIVSQPDTGEQALEIAEALVRSGAIDVIVIDSVAALVPKAEIDGEMGDSHVGLQARLMSQALRKLAGVINKSKTTAIFINQLREKVGIMFGNPETTPGGRALKFYSSVRLDVRKIETIKQNNEMVGNRTKVKVVKNKVAPPFKEAEFDIIYGAGISREGNILDVAVNLDIVNKSGAWFSYSGQRIGQGRENVKNFLKENKDMTNEIEAKIRENYSKAFLQSMEAHTADDDEEDFELED
- the murJ gene encoding murein biosynthesis integral membrane protein MurJ; its protein translation is MGNTQKKRVAGAALIVMSALALSRVTGFLRSTFIPNLIADKHQTDAFFMSFRITDFMYNLLLGGAISAALIPVLTGYIAKKEEEDGWKAVGTFINVTFIGMTIISLLGIIFSPQIVNFMAPRFDAQTKALTVTCTRILFPSVAFIMLAGLMNGVLNSYQRFAAAAYGPSLYNVGSAISILLLGRYGVEKVVTGIMCSAAVYFLFQLSFAFRNLKYYRFRIHIKHSGFIRLYKLAIPSFLSSAIYQINVLVSSYFTALLTAGSVSAYTMANDVWQMPFGIFAVGIGTALLPSLSEKLALKDVDGYKNLLVKGLKSVSFFTIPSAVGIVALNKPIINAIYKWTDGIDRVLLSETGKILLFFSIAVISHSMLAIINRAFYASNDTKTPLYVGVGTIFLTAVLNYTFINMTNLHAAGMSLSYSIASILNVVILTSILNKRMKGLGLDKVFTFMGKIAFAAIIMGVVLFLINNALPVQYTGKISTYGKSKELLILFGEVTLGVLTYFTMVTVMRIEEATYTLNKIKGKVHSFYKKLFGRDR